Proteins encoded in a region of the Takifugu flavidus isolate HTHZ2018 chromosome 10, ASM371156v2, whole genome shotgun sequence genome:
- the LOC130532559 gene encoding metalloreductase STEAP4-like, whose translation MSDGLNDVSTGLKQESVALCPLEAAAAPQQEPLCIFGTGDFGRSLGQRLLQAGYKVVYGSRRPQSCGPVPPGTQVMSHMAAAQSASLVFLCIHRENYDFLETLAHQLSGKVLVDVSNNLKKNIYPEANAEYLQKLIPGGHVVKAFNTLSAWALQNGPADASRQVYLCGNSTEAKQPVSEVATKLGLSVLDRGSLNAARELEDFPLELFPVWRLPLRLTLGLTVSFYTYLFLRDVIYTYVTEGKDISFRIMVSLANKVFPIVSLILLSLCYLPGVIAAFLQLYRGTKYKRFPDWLDRWMLCRKQLGLIALGYACLHVLYTLIIPIRYYVRFKIAESTISKVKMNQTSTFDTSVAWRSDSYLAVGILGFGFYILLGITSLPSVSNALSWREFSFVQSKLGYLTLFLCTLHTYLYGGTRFLIPSTYKWCTPPGYMLCLLLPSVVLALKLLILLPCVDRSLTRIRRGWERNGAGDDSRKALLT comes from the exons ATGTCTGACGGCCTGAACGACGTGTCGACTGGGCTGAAGCAGGAGAGCGTGGCGCTGTGCcctctggaggcagcagctgcacccCAGCAGGAGCCTCTGTGCATCTTTGGGACCGGAGACTTCGGGCGCTCTCTGGGCCAGCGCCTTCTCCAGGCTGGCTACAAGGTGGTCTATGGCAGCCGCAGACCTCAGAGCTGCGGCCCCGTGCCTCCGGGAACTCAG GTCATGAGCCACATGGCGGCGGCCCAGTCAGCCAGCTTGGTCTTTCTTTGTATCCACAGAGAAAACTACGACTTTCTGGAGACGCTTGCGCATCAGCTTAGCGGAAAG GTGCTGGTGGACGTTAGCAACAACCTCAAGAAGAATATTTACCCAGAGGCCAATGCCGAATATCTGCAGAA ACTGATTCCCGGAGGTCACGTGGTGAAGGCGTTTAACACCTTGTCTGCCTGGGCCCTGCAGAATGGACCCGCAGATGCCAGTCGACAG GTGTATCTGTGTGGGAACAGCACAGAGGCCAAGCAGCCGGTGTCAGAGGTGGCCACCAAACTGGGCCTCTCTGTTCTGGACAGAGGCTCTCTGAATGCagccagagagctggaggacttCCCCCTGGAGCTGTTCCCAGTGTGGAGGCTGCCGCTGCGCCTGACCCTGGGCCTCACCGTCTCCTTCTACACCTACCTGTTCCTCAGAGACGTCATCTACACCTACGTGACTGAGGGGAAAGACATCTCCTTCAGAATCATGGTGTCCCTGGCTAACAAG GTGTTTCCCATCGTGTCCCTCATCCTGCTGTCTCTGTGCTACCTGCCCGGCGTCATCGCCGCCTTCCTCCAGCTCTACAGAGGAACCAAATACAA GCGTTTCCCCGACTGGCTGGATCGCTGGATGCTGTGCAGGAAGCAGCTGGGGCTGATAGCGCTCGGCTACGCTTGTCTTCATGTGCTCTACACTCTCATCATCCCCATAAG GTATTACGTAAGGTTTAAGATCGCGGAAAGCACCATTTCGAAG GTGAAAATGAACCAAACGTCAACCTTCGACACGTCCGTGGCGTGGCGCTCCGACTCCTACCTCGCAGTGGGGATCCTGGGATTTGGCTTCTACATCCTGCTGGGAATCACGTCGCTCCCCTCGGTCAGCAACGCTCTCAGCTGGAGAGAGTTCAGCTTCGTGCAG TCCAAGCTGGGGTATTTGACGCTCTTCCTCTGCACCCTGCACACCTATCTGTATGGAGGGACCCGCTTTCTCATACCCTCCACCTATAAATGGTGCACTCCTCCAGGCTACATGCTCTGCCTTTTGCTCCCTTCGGTCGTGCTCGCGCTCAAGCTGCTGATTCTCCTGCCCTGCGTGGACCGCAGCCTGACCCGCATCCGAAGAGGCTGGGAGAGGAACGGCGCAGGGGACGACAGCAGAAAAGCGCTGCTAACGTAG
- the glipr2l gene encoding GLI pathogenesis-related 2, like, translating into MGKTASKQFADEALRCHNDYRRKHQAPPLKLNSRLNREATSYAQSLASTRILKHSEQSSRGSCGENLAWASYDQSGKDVSDRWYDEVKQYNFNRPGFSSGTGHFTAMVWKSTKEMGIGKATASDGSSFVVARYSPAGNITNQGHFENNVLPAK; encoded by the exons ATGGGGAAAACAG CTTCAAAGCAGTTCGCCGACGAGGCGCTGAGGTGCCATAACGACTACAGGAGGAAGCATCAGGCCCCCCCCCTCAAGCTGAACAGCAGGTTAAACAGAGAAGCTACCAG TTACGCTCAGAGCCTGGCCAGCACTCGGATCCTGAAGCACAGCGAGcagtccagcagggggagctgtggAGAGAACCTGGCCTGGGCCTCTTATGACCAATCAG ggaAAGACGTGTCCGACCGCTGGTATGATGAGGTCAAACAGTACAACTTCAACCGTCCTGGATTCTCCTCTGGCACCG GTCACTTCACAGCCATGGTGTGGAAGAGCACCAAAGAGATGGGCATCGGGAAGGCCACCGCATCCGATGGCTCCTCTTTCGTGGTAGCGCGATACTCCCCGGCTGGAAATATCACCAACCAGGGGCACTTTGAGAACAACGTCCTCCCGGCAAAATAA
- the LOC130532560 gene encoding serum amyloid P-component-like produces the protein MRNFTRKRHIEMRKQQTHKTQNPFTRLHISIQKRRAKMRVLLLQLMLAACAASPQDLSGKMFTFPQETNTAHVKLTPSREDFSTVTVCHRSFTDLKRDHILFSMATPSNANGLLVFWDEANKEMESHIKDKKSEYRGLDYKPNTWHSICTTWDSTSGLVQLWFNGKHLIKKYSIAGSNIRGTTVIILGQEQDSHGGGFDMKQSFVGMMSDVHMWDYILSPCEIRNYMDDLNFTPGNVLNWRALEFQIRDRVLIEDKITSCQEN, from the exons ATGCGGAACTTCACAAGGAAGCGACACATAGAAATGAGGAAGCAGCAAACCCACAAAACTCAGAATCCCTTTACTCGGCTGCACATCAGTATCCAAAAGAGACGCGCGAAG ATgagagttctgctgctgcagctgatgttgGCAGCATGTGCTGCAAGTCCTCAAG ATCTGTCTGGTAAGATGTTCACGTTTCCCCAAGAGACCAACACGGCTCACGTGAAGCTGACTCCGTCTCGAGAGGACTTCAGCACCGTCACCGTCTGTCACAG GTCCTTCACGGACCTGAAGAGGGATCACATCCTGTTCTCCATGGCCACCCCCTCCAATGCCAACGGTCTGCTGGTGTTCTGGGACGAAGCCAACAAGGAGATGGAGTCCCACATCAAGGATAAAAAGTCAGAATACCGAGGTCTGGACTATAAGCCCAACACGTGGCATTCCATTTGTACCACCTGGGATTCTACATCCGGACTGGTGCAGCTGTGGtttaatggaaaacatctgattAAGAAATATTCCATCGCTGGCTCAAACATCCGAGGAACCACCGTGATCATACTGGGACAG GAGCAGGATTCCCACGGCGGGGGCTTCGACATGAAGCAGTCGTTTGTCGGCATGATGTCTGACGTCCACATGTGGGATTACATCCTGTCCCCTTGTGAGATCCGCAACTACATGGATGATCTGAACTTCACTCCGGGGAACGTGCTCAACTGGAGGGCGCTGGAGTTCCAGATCAGAGACAGAGTGCTCATAGAAGACAAAATAACCAGCTGTCAGGAAAACTGA